The window GTTGACAATTTATAATGAACGTGATATACTGCAATTGTGACGCAAACGGTTGCATAAAATTTATCAATGAGTGATTTATCATACAGAATCACGATGGCATATGTCATCCTTACATCGGCAAATGATAAATTATTTATTTGATAATCATGACTAAATAAGGATTCCATCCGATAAAGAACTCAGAGAAAAAAGTATAGTTTTATAATTATAGGTAAGCCTATAATTAACTTTTATATCAAACGCGCAAGCGATTGCGCTAATAAGAAAAGGGGTAGATAACATGAAAAACAAAATCTTTAAATCCTTAGCTTTATTATTAACAGCCGTATTCTTATTGACAGCATGTGGCGCAGAGAAAAATGAAGATACAGACAAACCAGCAACCAATGCAGATTCTAGTCAAGCAGATAAAGAAGATAATAACGATAAAGATGACAAACCAGCATCCGAGCCTGAAGAAAAACCAGAAGTAACCGTTGATATATTCCAATACAAAGTAGAATCTAAAGATGCTATTGAAGCAGCGGCAGAAGCTTACGAAGAAGCAAATCCTCATGTAACCGTTAATGTTCAAACGGTTGGAGGCGGAGATGATTATGGTGCAGCTTTAAAATCTAGATTTGCTTCAGGAAAAGAACCAGCAATCTATTGTATCGGTGGTTTACAAGATGCCTTTGATTGGGAAGAGAAATTAGAAGACCTATCTAACGAACCATGGGTGGATATGGCATATGAAGGTGTTTTGGATTCTGTTACTTTAGATGGAAGAATTCTAGGTATGCCATTTAACCAAGAAGGTTATGGTCTTATCTATAACAAAGCGATTCTTGATCAAGCAGGTATTGACCCCATGTCTATTACGACTTTTGCAGCACTTGAAGAAGCCGTTAAGAAGATGGATGGTATGAAGGATGAGTTAGGATTAAAAGCAGTCTTTGCTTTTCCGGCAAAAGAAACTTGGGTTACTGGCTTACATCTTTCCAATATTCAATTTTCAAATGAGTTTGCTAATGTAAAAGAAGCTTATGATGCAAAAGAAATTACAATGCCTCATGCTGATGCATGGAAGAAACTTGTTGATTTACAAGCAGATTATGCGTATACACCAGATGGTAAGAAGAGTTCACTGAATGCAGTGGATTATTCAACTCAAGTAGAAGAAATGTTCTCACTTGGTAGAGTTGCCTTTATTCAACAAGGTAACTGGGCATATGGAAGTATTGCTGGTATTGATGAAGAATTAGCTGCAAATACTGGTTTATTGCCATTACCACTAGAAGGTGTGGTTGAAGACTCCATTCCAGTTGGTATTCCATTCTATTGGTCCATTAACAGTAACATAGGTGATAATGAGAAAGCAGCAGCAAAAGATTTCTTGAACTGGTTATACACGTCAGATGAAGGTAAGAAACGTATCATTCATGATTTTAAATTTATTCCAGCTTTAAGAGGATACGAAGGTGATGATTTAAAACTTGAAGATCCTTTAGCTAATGATATCTTAAGATTCTCTAATGAAGGAAAAACAATGCCATGGGTATTCATGGGTTATCCTTCTGGATGGGGAATGGATCGATTAGGAGCTGACATCCAAGGATACTTAGCAGATGATTTAACTTGGGAACAAGTGATAGAGAATGCTAAAAAGACTTGGGCTGACGATCGAAAATAGTAAAATGTACTGGGATGAATAAATGAGAGTTATGTCATATAAGTAATGAAGAAGGGCTGTTCATAAAAGCAAAATAGTAGGACGGTATTAACGTTTATTTGCTTTTGTGAGACAGTCCCTTCTATAGCTATAAAGCTGAGGTTATCTTGAGAAGTAATGTAATAATAATGATTTAAGAAGGCGTATCCATTTTTTAAATGATTATTATTACATATAAATCTATTATTTTATACGGCACATGTTAAATTTTTATAATATGAAGCTTTTATATTGATTTTGCAATACAGAATGGATATAGTAAGAGTATAACTTTATTGTAAATCATATAAATGTCTAACATATTACAAGATGCGGTCATACAACAGGGAAACATATTGGTTATAGGAGGTAATCAAGTGAAACGTAGTAAATTAGCATTTTATGGATTCATAGCACCATGTTTTATAGCATTCACATTTACAGTCATCATACCATTTATTATGGGTATTTATTATTCATTTACAGATTGGAATGGTATTAAATCCAATATATCCTTTATTGGATTAGAGAATTATAAAGCCATATTTACAGATGCTTTATTCAAAGATTCTTTCTTATTTACAGCTGTCTTTACAATCGCTTCTGTTATCATCATCAATTTAGTGGGTTTTGGCCTTGCTATTTTAGTCACGCGTAAGTTTAGATTGCAGAATGTCTTGAGAACGGTCTTTTTTATGCCGAATCTCATTGGTGGACTTATTCTTGGTTTTATCTGGCAATTTATTTTTGTAAAAGCTTTTGCATCCATTGGTGAAGCCACAGGGGCTACATGGCTATATGGCTGGTTAACTAATCGGGAGACAGGATTCTGGGGATTGGTTATTCTCATGACTTGGCAAATGGCAGGTTATCTGATGATTATTTACATAGCTGCCCTTCAAAATATACCAAAGTCGTTAATTGAAGCTTCACAGATTGATGGAGCCAGTGGATTAGCCAGGTTGCGTCACATTATCTTACCACTTATTCGTCCTGGATTTACGGTATGTTTGTTTTTGACACTGTCCAATTCATTCAAACTATATGACCAGAACCTTTCCTTAACAGCTGGTGGTCCTCAGAATAAAACCCAAATGCTTGCACTCAATATCTATAACACGGCTTTTAAGTTTAATAACATGGGTGAGGCACAAGCCAAAGCCATTATACTCTTTGTGGTTGTTGCTTGTTTTTCGTTGATTCAAGTGTATCTATCTAAGAAAGGGGAGGTGGAGATGTAATGCGACTCAAAAAAGTGATCATAACCTTTATAGGCATTATAATAGGCTTACTCTTTTTATCTCCGTTTTATATTATTTTAACCAATAGCTTTAAAACCAAGAAACAGCTCTTTATGAGTACCTTAAGCCTTCCAAAAGAATTTAACTTTGACAATTACATTCAAGCTTGGGAAGACCTTGAATTCTTACATGTTTTTAGAAA is drawn from Vallitalea pronyensis and contains these coding sequences:
- a CDS encoding ABC transporter substrate-binding protein, with protein sequence MKNKIFKSLALLLTAVFLLTACGAEKNEDTDKPATNADSSQADKEDNNDKDDKPASEPEEKPEVTVDIFQYKVESKDAIEAAAEAYEEANPHVTVNVQTVGGGDDYGAALKSRFASGKEPAIYCIGGLQDAFDWEEKLEDLSNEPWVDMAYEGVLDSVTLDGRILGMPFNQEGYGLIYNKAILDQAGIDPMSITTFAALEEAVKKMDGMKDELGLKAVFAFPAKETWVTGLHLSNIQFSNEFANVKEAYDAKEITMPHADAWKKLVDLQADYAYTPDGKKSSLNAVDYSTQVEEMFSLGRVAFIQQGNWAYGSIAGIDEELAANTGLLPLPLEGVVEDSIPVGIPFYWSINSNIGDNEKAAAKDFLNWLYTSDEGKKRIIHDFKFIPALRGYEGDDLKLEDPLANDILRFSNEGKTMPWVFMGYPSGWGMDRLGADIQGYLADDLTWEQVIENAKKTWADDRK
- a CDS encoding carbohydrate ABC transporter permease codes for the protein MKRSKLAFYGFIAPCFIAFTFTVIIPFIMGIYYSFTDWNGIKSNISFIGLENYKAIFTDALFKDSFLFTAVFTIASVIIINLVGFGLAILVTRKFRLQNVLRTVFFMPNLIGGLILGFIWQFIFVKAFASIGEATGATWLYGWLTNRETGFWGLVILMTWQMAGYLMIIYIAALQNIPKSLIEASQIDGASGLARLRHIILPLIRPGFTVCLFLTLSNSFKLYDQNLSLTAGGPQNKTQMLALNIYNTAFKFNNMGEAQAKAIILFVVVACFSLIQVYLSKKGEVEM